ATGCCGTACCGGTCCCGGCTCAGCACTGGTCCCAGTGACCCCGCAGAACTGATCCCAGTGATCCCATACAGGTCCCAgtgctccccagcacccccccagTAACCCCCAGTACCCTTGAGCACCCTCCCAGTACGCACCTATGTACCCTCCCAGTTACCCCCAGtagcccccagccccacccaataccccccagcaccctcccagtgctcccagacccccccagcaccctcccagtACCCCCAGAACCCCCCAGTACTCTCCTGgccacccccagcaccctcccagtACCCCCAGAACCCCCCCAGTActctcctgcccccccccagcaccctcccagtgctcccagaccccctcagcacccccccagcaccctcccagtACCCCCCCCAGTACTCTCCTAGCCCCTTCCCAGTATCCCCCCAGTCTGGCAGGCGATGGGCCGAGGGCGGCTACTGGGGGCCTGCGCCTGGCTACTGGGGGGGCTGGCGCTGCTGCAGACCCTCTACTTGCGAGCCCTGCCCCCTCCtcgcccccccctcccccaccgccgcccccccccacccataCCCCCCCCCCGTGGGGTGCTGGACACCTCGGGGACCTTCCGGGTATATCGGGACCTTTTGGGGTCCCCCCCTCGCTGGGAACCCCCCGAATTAGTCCTGGCCACCCACGGTACCCCGGGACGGGTGGCGGAAACCctggggggggcactgggggggctgtgggaggggccGCTCTCGGTGGCTGTTTTTGGGGTACCCAAGGAAGGGTTGGGGGAGCTGTTGGCGGTTTTGGGGGGGCCCTGCCGGGGGTTACGGGGTCGCTTGCGGTTACACGTGGTGGTGGGGGCGGCTGCGCCCCCCCCCACCGTGTCCCCCAACCCTGGCCCCCCAACCCCGGGGAGATGTCGGGGGGCCCTACGGCGCCTGGCGGCCGCTGACCCCCCCAGTTACACTTTGGGGGTGCCGTATCCCGGGAATCTGTTGCGTAACGTGGCCTGGGCGGGGGCAGCGGAAGAAAGGGGGGGGACATCCTGGAATGGGGGGCCTGGTCACCCCAAAACTGGGGGGCGCTTCGTGCTGCTGGTGGACGCCGACGTGGTGCCCagccgggggctgcgggaggagTTCCTGAGGCTGctgcgggagggggggggccgggctgggcccCCCAATATTGGGGGCCGGCAGAGGGTTGGGGGACCCCCCGGTGAGAggggttgtgggggtcttgggggaCCCCCCAGCTGTGGGGGCTGCAGGATTCTTGGGGGACCCTGGTGGCCTCGGGGTCCCCAGAGCCCTGGACCCCTCCCATGTCCCCGGGGTCCCCAATGACCCCGGGGTGCTCAACGCCCTGGAGGTCCCCAACAGGTTGGGTGTCCCCAACATCCCGGGTGTCCCCAACACCGTCAGCATTGTGGGTGTCCGTAACAGTCCGGAGGTCCCCGATGTCCTCAGTGACCCAGGTGTCCCCAAGATGCTGGAGGTCCCCAAGGGCTTCCATGACCCAGGTGTCCCCAACGCCTTGGAGGACCCCAACGCCTTGAGGGACCCCAAGGCCCTGGAGGTCCCCAAGGGCTTCCATGACCCAGGTGTCCCCAACGCCTTGGAGGTCCCCAACGCCTTGAGGGACCCCAAGACCCTGAAGGACCCCAACGCCTTGGAGAACCTCAACTCCCCAGGTGCCACCACACCGTCCTGGGAGCAGGCGGTGTTCGTGCTGCCGGCCTTTGAGGTCCGTGCGGGGACACGGGTGCCGGGGACAAAAGCGGAGCTTCTGCAGCTGTGGGACATGGGGGACGCCCGGCCCTTCTATGGGGCACTGTGTCCCCGGTGCCAGGCACCCACGAGTTACGGGCGTTGGTGGGCGCTGCCACCCACCGCTCACTTGCGCGTGGCCTACGAGGTGCCGTGGCGTGACCCTTGGGAACCCTTCTACGTGGCGCCGGCCCGCGGCGTGCCACCCTTCGATGAGCGCTTCCTCCAGTACGGCTTCAACCGCATCAGCCAGGTGCCGTG
The window above is part of the Balearica regulorum gibbericeps isolate bBalReg1 unplaced genomic scaffold, bBalReg1.pri scaffold_139_arrow_ctg1, whole genome shotgun sequence genome. Proteins encoded here:
- the B4GAT1 gene encoding LOW QUALITY PROTEIN: beta-1,4-glucuronyltransferase 1 (The sequence of the model RefSeq protein was modified relative to this genomic sequence to represent the inferred CDS: deleted 1 base in 1 codon) — translated: MGRGRLLGACAWLLGGLALLQTLYLRALPPPRPPLPHRRPPPPIPPPRGVLDTSGTFRVYRDLLGSPPRWEPPELVLATHGTPGRVAETLGGALGGLWEGPLSVAVFGVPKEGLGELLAVLGGPCRGLRGRLRLHVVVGAAAPPPTVSPNPGPPTPGRCRGALRRLAAADPPSYTLGVPYPGNLLRNVAWAGAAEERGGTSWNGGPGHPKTGGRFVLLVDADVVPSRGLREEFLRLLREGGGRAGPPNIGGRQRVGGPPGERGCGGLGGPPSCGGCRILGGPWWPRGPQSPGPLPCPRGPNDPGVLNALEVPNRLGVPNIPGVPNTVSIVGVRNSPEVPDVLSDPGVPKMLEVPKGFHDPGVPNALRDPKTLKDPNALENLNSPGATTPSWEQAVFVLPAFEVRAGTRVPGTKAELLQLWDMGDARPFYGALCPRCQAPTSYGRWWALPPTAHLRVAYEVPWRDPWEPFYVAPARGVPPFDERFLQYGFNRISQACELHVAGFRFAVLDGAFVVHRGFKEAGGFHEGREAELHRNRQLFRHFRAELRQRYPRSSRRC